The region CTCTTAGTAATAAGCATAAAAATCTTAGATTATCTCGTTTGATAGTCTAAGATTTTTTATATTTGGTAATCCCATAACAGAATTGTGATTATAGCAACGTGTAAATGAGCCTTTTTAGAAAATTTTTTAGTTCTAAATCTCAAAAAGAAAAACAGGAATTAAAGTCCGAAGAGAGAGGTAAATATATGCCTCAAAAGGAACTACCAATTGATGAGAGTTTTACAATAAACTTCAAAAAAAATGGTGGTAAGTTCTTGTATTGTGACTCGTTAGATGAAGTTTATGACAACCTCAATAATATCATCCTCGAAAATAATTGGGAAGACCATTCGGTATATTTTTACGATGATAATCTAAAAGACAAGTTTAAAAGTTCGCAATTAAAAGTAAGCGATACGTTATCCGAATGCACGTATTTTATTACAACATGCGAAAACTTAATAGCCAATGACGGATCTTTATTAGTGTGCTCCAACCAACTAGCCGAAAAAAAACTTAACGAGTTTCCTAACAACGTCATAGTGTTTGCTACAACAAGTCAAATAGTGTCTAATATTGGTGAAGGCTTAAGAGAAATTAAAAACAAAAACACTAAAAATATTCCAACAAATATAACGACCATAAAGCATTTTAAATTACAAGAGGAAAAAGACTTTTTATCTTACGGAAGCAGTTCAAAAAACTTATATTTGTTGCTTTTAGAAGACCTTTAGTTTTATGAGCGAAACGCTAACCAGAGCACTTTCAGGATTTTTATATATTAGTTTGCTAATTGCATCTTTGCTAAACCAGCATGCATTTATCGTTTTGTTTTTTGTGTTTGGTTTTATTTGTCTTGTTGAGTTTTGTAAACTCATTCAACTTAAAAGCATAGTGCCATATATTATATTTACGCTACTATATTTGGTTTTTGGTTACTGGTTGTTTGTCATGAAATCCAATAAAGGACTCAATGAGGCCACACAAATACTGCAAGTCATCACTATTTTTGTGCAATTGATTTTAATAAAAGATTTGTTTTCAGAAAAAACAATCCCATTATTTAGCTCCAAACGATTTATCATTACTACATTTTACTTATCCAGTGGATTTGTGTTTTTAGTATTAATTGCAAATCACAATGGCTCATTTACACCAGAATACATTTTAGGCTCATTTATATTAGTTTGGATTAACGACACGTTTGCCTATCTAGTAGGTAAAAATTTTGGGAAGCAAAAGTTATTTCCAAGAATCTCACCTAAAAAAACTGTTGAAGGTTTTTTAGGAGGATTATTTTTTGCAACAATTGCCAGTTATTTTATTTATATCTTTACTAATACACTAACCTTTACTAATTGGCTTATATTAAGTATAATAGTTAGTGTCTTTGGTACTCTTGGAGACTTAATAGAATCCAAATTTAAACGCCAAGCCCAAGTTAAAGATAGTGGTGTTATTATGCCAGGTCATGGTGGTCTATTGGATCGTTTTGACAGTATGATATTTGCAGCACCTTTTATTTATTTGTTTTTAAGATTTTTAAAATATGTTTCATAAAGAAGGCTTTAAGATTATTGCAGTAACCTTTTTAACGGTTGCTATTTTAGCTGTAGTTATAGATAAGTTTGTAACATTACAATGGTTACAATATGTGTTATTTTTCATCCTTTTTATTTTTTTATTTCTAATACTTCAATTTTTTAGAAACCCAAAACGA is a window of Olleya sp. YS DNA encoding:
- a CDS encoding LUD domain-containing protein — protein: MSLFRKFFSSKSQKEKQELKSEERGKYMPQKELPIDESFTINFKKNGGKFLYCDSLDEVYDNLNNIILENNWEDHSVYFYDDNLKDKFKSSQLKVSDTLSECTYFITTCENLIANDGSLLVCSNQLAEKKLNEFPNNVIVFATTSQIVSNIGEGLREIKNKNTKNIPTNITTIKHFKLQEEKDFLSYGSSSKNLYLLLLEDL
- a CDS encoding phosphatidate cytidylyltransferase, which encodes MSETLTRALSGFLYISLLIASLLNQHAFIVLFFVFGFICLVEFCKLIQLKSIVPYIIFTLLYLVFGYWLFVMKSNKGLNEATQILQVITIFVQLILIKDLFSEKTIPLFSSKRFIITTFYLSSGFVFLVLIANHNGSFTPEYILGSFILVWINDTFAYLVGKNFGKQKLFPRISPKKTVEGFLGGLFFATIASYFIYIFTNTLTFTNWLILSIIVSVFGTLGDLIESKFKRQAQVKDSGVIMPGHGGLLDRFDSMIFAAPFIYLFLRFLKYVS